One genomic region from Gemmobacter aquarius encodes:
- a CDS encoding oxidoreductase has product MEHRHLLSPVALRGHTLRNRIVFGAHTNNMATGGLPGARTAGYLLERALGGAAMIVAEPVPVHRTGVLTRGNFLHGTDEVIPHFRKVTEPVKEAGAVILQQLYHIGAHGDSDLSFAPHWSPSGGPSYHDSDGSHKVTEAEIWELIDAHVAAAVRCKAAGFQGVEVWAAYHSLLDQFWTPWSNRRDDQWGGSLTNRTRMSRTIIERIRRECGEDFIIGLAVSTSDSQSVTLGVESLSEIVALHDATGHVDYVTCGHGGYLDFERLMPTFLFGEKLTAPVTEVLKGVVKHALVTSEAHVRTPENAESVIASGQADLVSIVRGQIADPHLARKTMEGRAEDVRGCISCNQMCWGRRSRDYWISCLINPSAGREWEWGGDRFTPAAIKRSVLVVGGGPAGLEAARVAAERGHGVELHEASAHLGGQFRLAAMQPRRGQIADLIGWYERQLAKLGVVVRLNSYLDEGEVAAHGAEVVIVATGSLPDGTGFQRWVPGEERLPGIDAGGVFSPEEVLRREARLGDTVVVYDEGGNWRGVGTAWALAEQGKKVIVVTPDAFVGKEIARTSADGPARGRLARAGAVMLTEHVITRWHGNGVTVRSMLDGAEQTLAASALVMATTNVAFDPLPEAIAGKVLHRIGDCAAPRQAPYAFHDGRKVGLAV; this is encoded by the coding sequence ATGGAACATCGTCACTTGCTGTCGCCGGTCGCGTTGCGGGGGCATACCCTGCGGAACCGCATCGTGTTCGGGGCGCATACCAACAACATGGCGACAGGCGGTTTGCCGGGGGCGCGGACGGCGGGTTATCTGCTGGAACGGGCGCTGGGCGGGGCGGCGATGATCGTGGCCGAACCGGTGCCGGTGCATCGCACGGGGGTGCTGACGCGGGGCAATTTCCTGCATGGCACGGATGAGGTGATCCCGCATTTCCGCAAGGTGACCGAGCCGGTCAAGGAAGCGGGCGCGGTGATCTTGCAGCAGCTTTACCACATCGGGGCGCATGGCGATTCGGACCTGAGCTTTGCGCCGCATTGGTCGCCCTCGGGCGGGCCGAGCTATCACGATTCGGACGGGTCGCATAAGGTGACCGAGGCCGAGATATGGGAACTGATCGACGCGCATGTCGCGGCGGCGGTGCGCTGCAAGGCGGCGGGGTTTCAGGGGGTCGAGGTCTGGGCGGCCTATCATTCGCTTCTCGACCAGTTCTGGACGCCGTGGAGCAACCGGCGTGACGATCAATGGGGTGGATCGCTGACAAACCGCACGCGGATGTCGCGGACGATCATCGAGCGGATCAGGCGGGAGTGTGGCGAGGATTTCATCATCGGGCTGGCGGTGAGCACGTCCGATAGCCAGAGCGTGACGCTGGGGGTGGAAAGCCTGTCCGAGATCGTGGCGCTGCATGATGCGACCGGGCATGTGGATTATGTCACCTGCGGGCATGGCGGGTATCTGGATTTCGAACGGCTGATGCCGACCTTTCTGTTCGGTGAAAAGCTGACTGCTCCGGTGACCGAGGTGCTGAAAGGCGTGGTCAAACATGCGCTGGTGACATCGGAGGCGCATGTGCGGACGCCCGAGAATGCGGAAAGCGTGATCGCTAGCGGTCAGGCTGATCTGGTCTCGATCGTGCGGGGGCAGATTGCCGACCCGCATCTGGCGCGAAAGACCATGGAAGGGCGGGCCGAGGATGTGCGGGGCTGCATTTCTTGCAACCAGATGTGCTGGGGGCGCAGGTCGCGGGATTACTGGATTTCCTGTCTGATCAACCCGAGCGCGGGGCGCGAATGGGAGTGGGGCGGCGACCGCTTCACCCCTGCGGCCATCAAGCGGTCGGTGCTGGTGGTGGGTGGCGGGCCTGCGGGGCTGGAGGCGGCGCGGGTGGCGGCGGAGCGCGGGCATGGCGTGGAATTGCACGAGGCGTCGGCGCATCTGGGCGGGCAGTTCCGGCTGGCGGCGATGCAGCCGAGGCGGGGGCAGATTGCCGACCTGATCGGCTGGTACGAGCGGCAGCTGGCCAAGTTGGGCGTGGTGGTGCGGCTGAACAGCTATCTCGACGAGGGCGAGGTGGCGGCGCACGGGGCCGAGGTGGTGATCGTGGCGACGGGGTCTTTGCCGGATGGCACGGGGTTCCAGCGCTGGGTGCCGGGCGAGGAGCGGTTGCCGGGGATCGATGCGGGGGGTGTGTTCTCGCCCGAGGAGGTGCTGCGGCGCGAGGCGCGGCTGGGGGATACGGTGGTGGTCTATGACGAAGGCGGCAACTGGCGCGGGGTCGGCACGGCTTGGGCGCTGGCCGAGCAGGGTAAAAAGGTGATCGTGGTCACGCCGGATGCCTTCGTGGGCAAAGAGATCGCCCGCACTTCGGCGGACGGTCCGGCGCGGGGGCGGCTGGCGCGGGCGGGGGCGGTGATGCTGACCGAACATGTCATCACCCGCTGGCATGGCAACGGGGTGACGGTGCGGTCGATGCTGGACGGGGCCGAGCAGACGCTGGCCGCCTCGGCGCTTGTGATGGCGACGACGAATGTGGCGTTCGATCCGTTACCAGAGGCGATTGCCGGCAAGGTGCTGCACCGGATCGGCGATTGCGCCGCGCCAAGGCAGGCACCCTATGCGTTTCATGACGGGCGCAAGGTGGGGCTGGCTGTGTGA
- a CDS encoding pseudouridine synthase yields the protein MEFTYDPPDVPLSVLHIGGRIIVLDKPSGLLSVPGKLEGREDCLIARLVDEYPEALLVHRLDCDTSGVMIFARDKVAQGFLGQEFEKRRAKKSYVARVWGVVGPDKGRVDLPLCADWPNRPKQMVDHVNGRQAVTDWEVIGRGNGETRVRMFPLTGRSHQLRVHMAELGHPILGDPIYADGAALAFPRLMLHAETLGLHHPETKGWVSFASVCPF from the coding sequence ATGGAATTCACCTATGATCCGCCCGATGTGCCGCTTTCGGTGCTGCATATCGGCGGGCGGATCATCGTGCTCGACAAGCCTTCGGGGCTGCTCTCGGTGCCCGGCAAGCTGGAAGGGCGCGAGGATTGCCTGATTGCGCGGCTGGTTGACGAATACCCCGAGGCGCTGCTGGTGCATCGCCTCGACTGCGACACTTCGGGCGTGATGATCTTTGCGCGGGACAAGGTGGCGCAGGGCTTTCTGGGGCAGGAATTCGAGAAGCGGCGGGCGAAGAAAAGCTATGTCGCGCGGGTTTGGGGTGTTGTGGGACCGGATAAGGGGCGGGTGGACCTGCCGCTTTGCGCCGATTGGCCCAACCGCCCCAAGCAGATGGTCGACCATGTGAACGGGCGGCAGGCCGTGACCGATTGGGAAGTGATCGGGCGGGGGAATGGCGAGACGCGGGTGCGGATGTTTCCGCTGACGGGGCGCAGCCACCAGTTGCGGGTGCATATGGCGGAACTGGGCCATCCGATCCTTGGCGACCCGATCTATGCAGACGGAGCTGCGCTGGCCTTCCCGCGCCTGATGCTGCACGCGGAAACGTTGGGGCTGCACCATCCGGAAACGAAGGGCTGGGTTTCGTTCGCGTCGGTCTGCCCGTTCTAG
- a CDS encoding homocysteine S-methyltransferase family protein, which translates to MAAITLLDGGMGQELVARSGDEPTPLWATRVMLDHPHLVRAIHDDYFAAGATVATTNTYAIHHDRLLPFGLDHLFHDLHRRAVAEARAARDAHGSGRIAGSMGPLVATYRTDVTLPLAEAEPKYAEIARIIGPEVDMILCETMASVLQAEGALRGALAGGKPVWLSVTVDDRDGSKLRSGEPVADLQRLVDAYHPAAILVNCSVPEAMADAMAIVAGFGVPFGAYANGFTHISDGFLEDAPTVAALTHRHDLTPEKYVGFAMGWVAQGATIVGGCCDVGPEHIRALAAALRAAGHTIQ; encoded by the coding sequence ATGGCGGCGATTACGCTTCTCGATGGCGGGATGGGGCAAGAGCTTGTGGCGCGGTCGGGCGACGAGCCGACACCGCTTTGGGCAACGCGGGTCATGCTTGACCATCCGCATCTGGTGCGGGCGATCCATGACGATTACTTCGCCGCCGGGGCGACGGTCGCCACGACCAACACCTATGCCATCCACCATGACAGGCTTTTGCCATTCGGGCTGGACCATCTGTTCCACGATCTGCACCGCCGCGCCGTGGCCGAGGCGCGGGCGGCGCGGGACGCGCATGGGTCGGGCCGTATCGCAGGGTCGATGGGTCCGCTGGTTGCCACCTATCGCACCGATGTGACGCTGCCGCTGGCCGAGGCCGAACCGAAATACGCCGAAATCGCGCGGATCATCGGGCCAGAGGTCGACATGATCCTGTGCGAGACGATGGCGAGCGTCTTGCAGGCCGAGGGCGCGCTGCGCGGGGCCTTGGCGGGCGGCAAGCCGGTGTGGCTGTCGGTGACGGTCGACGACCGTGACGGCAGCAAACTGCGGTCAGGCGAGCCGGTGGCCGATTTGCAGCGGCTGGTCGATGCCTACCATCCGGCGGCGATTCTGGTGAACTGTTCGGTGCCCGAGGCGATGGCGGATGCCATGGCCATCGTGGCGGGCTTCGGCGTGCCCTTCGGGGCCTATGCCAACGGGTTCACCCATATCTCGGACGGGTTTCTGGAAGATGCCCCGACGGTCGCAGCATTGACGCACAGGCACGATCTGACGCCCGAGAAATATGTGGGTTTCGCGATGGGCTGGGTGGCGCAGGGCGCGACCATCGTCGGTGGCTGCTGCGACGTGGGGCCTGAGCATATCCGCGCGCTGGCGGCGGCGTTGCGGGCGGCGGGCCATACCATCCAATGA
- a CDS encoding GFA family protein, which produces MRGSCLCGAVVFESDAALRPVIACHCTQCRKTSGHFWAATSVPREALRIVKDDGLAWFQSSATARRGFCKTCGSSLFWDPVEGDAISIGAGCIDGATGVAVDCHWYVDDKGDYYQLTDGLPQFTAAS; this is translated from the coding sequence ATGCGCGGGTCGTGCCTGTGCGGGGCGGTGGTGTTTGAATCCGATGCCGCCCTGCGCCCCGTCATCGCCTGCCACTGCACGCAATGCAGAAAGACGAGCGGGCATTTCTGGGCAGCGACAAGCGTGCCGAGGGAGGCGCTGCGGATCGTCAAGGATGACGGGCTGGCGTGGTTCCAGTCGAGTGCCACGGCGCGGCGCGGGTTCTGCAAGACCTGCGGGTCCAGCCTGTTCTGGGACCCTGTGGAAGGCGACGCGATTTCGATCGGCGCGGGCTGCATCGACGGAGCGACCGGCGTGGCCGTTGACTGCCACTGGTATGTTGACGACAAGGGCGACTATTACCAATTGACCGACGGTTTGCCGCAATTCACGGCTGCGTCTTGA
- a CDS encoding GAF domain-containing protein: MAIDYEDISAAILSLCEGETDAVALMATVVCEIHHRHPFSDWTGFYRVVAPELLKIGPYQGGHGCLVIPFSRGVCGAAARSGRVLNVPDVDDFPDHIACSSTTRSELVVPVWNGAGVLLGVLDLDSNTPAAFTKADEDWIVPLMARVFKDAV, from the coding sequence TTGGCTATTGATTACGAAGACATCTCGGCGGCGATCCTGTCGCTGTGCGAGGGCGAAACCGACGCGGTGGCGCTGATGGCGACGGTGGTGTGCGAAATACACCATCGCCATCCCTTTTCGGACTGGACCGGCTTTTACCGTGTGGTCGCGCCGGAACTGTTGAAGATCGGGCCATATCAGGGCGGGCATGGCTGTCTGGTCATCCCGTTCAGCCGTGGGGTTTGCGGCGCTGCGGCGCGGTCGGGCCGCGTGTTGAACGTGCCGGATGTCGATGACTTTCCCGACCACATCGCCTGTTCATCGACCACACGGTCGGAACTGGTGGTGCCGGTCTGGAACGGGGCGGGGGTGCTTTTGGGCGTGCTTGACCTCGACAGCAACACGCCTGCTGCCTTTACCAAGGCGGATGAAGATTGGATCGTGCCGCTTATGGCCCGCGTGTTCAAGGATGCCGTCTGA
- a CDS encoding gamma-glutamyltransferase family protein yields MRDFHMPGRSAVYAANGMCATSHPLAAKVAIDILQAGGNAVDAAIAGAVLLGICEPQMTGIGGDCFVLLKPAGREDVIALNGSGRAPKGLSAASMRAQGLTAVPIQGIEAVTLPGAIDAFCRLSADWGKLGLDRVLAPAIHYADHGVPVAPRVAFDWAVDAGSLKGAARQFYLLDGAVPTAGQTFRAPGQAEVLRRIAHQGRAGFYEGEVAEDMVASLQALGGTHTLDDFAGVACDYTVPVSGVYKGVELVEHPPNGQGATAILLANILGHFDIAAMDPTGAERAHIEAEAAKLAYDARNRFLADADHITRLDHMLAPDTAARLAALIDLDRAMPAAAAISEAVHKDTIYITVVDRDRMAVSLIYSVFWGFGSGFASDKFGINFQNRGAGFSLAEGHANEAAGGKRPMHTIIPGMLREGGRVTMPFGVMGGAYQPNGHVRFLSNLVDFGMGVQQAMDAPRAFGALDGMKVERGYSDAVRARLAEMGHEVSVPDEPIGGSQAIFIGTDGVLVGGSDPRKDGCALGY; encoded by the coding sequence ATGCGCGATTTCCATATGCCGGGTCGTTCGGCGGTCTATGCAGCGAACGGTATGTGCGCGACGTCGCACCCCCTCGCCGCAAAGGTTGCGATCGACATTCTGCAAGCGGGCGGCAATGCCGTAGATGCGGCGATTGCGGGTGCCGTGCTGCTGGGTATCTGCGAGCCGCAGATGACAGGCATTGGCGGCGACTGTTTCGTGTTGCTAAAACCGGCAGGGCGCGAGGATGTGATCGCGCTGAACGGTTCGGGGCGTGCGCCCAAAGGGTTGTCTGCCGCGTCGATGCGGGCGCAGGGGCTGACCGCCGTGCCGATCCAAGGGATCGAGGCGGTCACGCTGCCCGGCGCTATCGATGCGTTTTGCCGTCTGTCGGCCGATTGGGGCAAGCTGGGGCTGGACCGGGTTCTGGCCCCCGCGATCCATTATGCAGATCATGGCGTGCCGGTGGCGCCGCGCGTGGCCTTTGATTGGGCGGTGGATGCCGGATCGCTGAAGGGGGCGGCGCGGCAGTTCTACCTGCTTGACGGTGCGGTGCCCACGGCGGGCCAGACGTTCCGCGCCCCCGGTCAGGCCGAGGTGCTGCGCCGCATCGCGCATCAGGGGCGCGCGGGATTCTATGAGGGCGAGGTGGCCGAGGATATGGTCGCATCGCTGCAAGCCTTGGGCGGGACGCATACGCTGGATGATTTCGCAGGTGTCGCCTGTGATTACACCGTGCCGGTTTCCGGTGTCTACAAGGGGGTCGAACTGGTCGAGCATCCGCCGAACGGGCAGGGCGCGACGGCGATTTTGCTTGCCAACATTCTGGGCCACTTCGACATCGCGGCGATGGACCCGACCGGAGCCGAGCGGGCCCATATCGAGGCCGAGGCGGCCAAGCTCGCCTATGACGCGCGCAACCGTTTTCTTGCGGATGCCGACCACATCACGCGGCTGGATCATATGCTGGCGCCCGATACGGCGGCGCGGCTGGCTGCGCTGATCGACCTTGACCGTGCCATGCCTGCGGCTGCCGCGATTTCCGAGGCGGTGCACAAGGATACGATCTATATCACTGTGGTCGACCGTGACCGCATGGCGGTGAGCCTGATCTATTCGGTGTTCTGGGGCTTCGGTTCGGGCTTTGCGTCCGACAAGTTCGGGATCAACTTCCAGAACCGTGGCGCGGGCTTTTCGCTGGCCGAGGGGCATGCGAATGAAGCGGCGGGCGGCAAACGCCCCATGCACACGATCATTCCGGGCATGCTGCGGGAAGGTGGGCGCGTGACCATGCCCTTTGGCGTGATGGGCGGGGCCTATCAGCCCAATGGCCATGTGCGATTCCTGTCCAATCTGGTCGATTTCGGCATGGGCGTGCAGCAGGCGATGGACGCGCCACGGGCATTCGGGGCGCTGGACGGGATGAAGGTCGAGCGCGGTTATTCCGATGCCGTCAGGGCGCGGCTGGCGGAAATGGGGCATGAGGTTTCGGTTCCGGACGAGCCGATTGGCGGGTCACAGGCGATTTTCATCGGGACGGATGGGGTTCTGGTCGGCGGGTCCGACCCACGAAAAGACGGGTGCGCGCTTGGCTATTGA
- a CDS encoding ATP-binding protein — protein MRAALQRFEQGSVLGPLGADHRDCVLLVLAEVLNNVAEHAYAGDAGPVAVALRLRGRSIEARVVDRGGVAPALGIGRACDPLALPEGGFGTGLIRTLASGICQESRMGCNILQFRMDVDNVA, from the coding sequence GCTTGGACCGCTCGGGGCGGACCACCGTGATTGTGTGCTGCTTGTGCTGGCCGAGGTGCTGAACAACGTGGCCGAACATGCTTATGCCGGGGATGCGGGTCCGGTGGCCGTCGCGCTGCGCTTGCGCGGCAGATCAATAGAGGCGCGGGTGGTTGACAGAGGCGGTGTTGCGCCGGCCTTGGGTATCGGCAGAGCCTGCGACCCGCTTGCCCTGCCCGAAGGCGGGTTCGGCACCGGATTGATTCGCACCCTGGCCAGCGGGATCTGTCAGGAAAGCAGGATGGGCTGCAATATCCTGCAATTTCGCATGGATGTGGACAATGTGGCGTGA